CGCCGTTTGTCGTGGCCTATGTTACGCAGCACGCCTTGGGTGGGCATTCCATTCCGCTGGATCGCGGCGCGCTCGATGTGCTGTACATCATCGGGCTGGCGTCTGAAGCGGAACGTGGTTCCAGCAACGTCGCCGGCTTGGAGCGGACCATTCCTAAAAACAAAGGGTCCGAGTTCGGTTCGCTGTTGCATCAATTGGCGGCCGAGTTTGTCGCCAATCCGTTTTCGCCGGCCATGAAGAGCTTTCTGCTGAGCATCAATCCCGACGGCAAAGATCGTTACCCTAAGCGGGGCCAAAAGAAGCCGCCGGAGCCGCCTGCTCCACCGCCTGTGAAAGCGCCGGCAGGCAAAGCCGACGGCAAGGCTGCGAAACACGCCGCCGACAAAGCGGGCGATAAAAAAGGGACCGGGGCCAAACCGCACGAGCAGGCTCCCGCTGCTCACAAAGCTCCGGGCAAAAAAGAGCACGCCAAAGACGCCAAAAAAGCGTCGGGTTCCAAATCGTTTGCGGCGGAGCCGCCTGCGAAAAAAATGCCGCATAAAAAAGCGGCGACCGCCAAGTCGGCACGCACGCACGAATCTGCCGCTTCCCGCCCGGCCGCCCGGCACGCCGGTTCCAAATCGGCCACCAAGCGTTTGGCCAAGCGCAAGCCGCGGTGAAGCGCATACAATAATTTTTAGTGCGACGATCGTAGGTTGACGCCGATTTCGATCGACCGGCGATCGAGCCCGGCACGTCATCTAGCTCGGCCGATTAACCACAAGGTGCCTTATGCGATGCTCTTCCTCTCCGGCTGCGGCGGCGGCCCTGGTTATGGCGCTGTGGTGTGCGCCGGTCCTGTTCGCCGACCCTACTCCGCCGGCGAAGCAGCCGCTCGACAATCCGCTGGAAACGTTTAATCCGAAGCAACCGCGCACCGAGGAGGAACAGGATCGGCTCACCGCGCTGGCCCATTTTTCCGCCGGCCACATGCTCGAGCAGCGGCAACAGTTGCCGGAAGCGCTGCGCGAATACGAGCGGGCCATCCGTTACGATTCCAATGCCACGCCGGTGTTGCGGGAGCTGGTTCCACTGGCCTTCAGCTTGGATCGCCCAGACGAGGCCCTGCGCTATACGGTCAAGTTCATCGAGCAAAGCCCGATCGATGCCGAATTGTTGCAACGGGCCGCGGAATACCTGGCCGAAGCGGGCCAGTGGAAAGAAGCCCTCAAATTGTACAAGCAGGCCGCGCAGCAAATGGCAAAGGAAAAGCCTTCGGCGCAACAAGTGGCCGTGCAAATGGAAATTGGCCGGCTGTCGTTTCTCACGGAGGAGTACGGCGATGCCGCTGCCGCCTTCAAGCACGTGCTGCAAGCATTGGAAGATCCTGAGAAGTTCGGCCTCGACGCGGTGGCGCACAAAAAGCTGCTGGGCGATGGCGGCGCAACGTACGAATTAATTGGCGTTACGTGTTTGGAAGCCGGGCAACCCGAGACGGCCAAGGAGGCGTTCGAGCACTTCGATAAAATTCGACCCGACCCAGCCACGCTGGCATTGAATATGGCCCGGGTCGATCTGGCGTCCGACAAGCCGCAAGCTGCGCTTGCGCAACTGCAAAAATTTTTCAATGCCGGCGCGACCGACCAGGAAACCTCGCCCTACGAAGTGCTGGCCAAAGTGCTGAAAAAGCTGAAGCAAGACGACCGGTTAATTCCTAGGCTCGCAGCGCTGCACAACGAGCAGCCTAAAAACACGCCGCTAACTTTTTTCCTGGGGGAGCAGTATCGCGCGGCGGGTCAGCTGGAAAAGGCGCAGGATCTATTGGAAGCGGTCCACGCGGAAAAGGCCGACGAAAAAACATACGCCGCCTTGGCCGATGTCTACCGCCGTACCCAGCAGCCGGAAGAGCTGTTGAAATTGCTGGCCGAAATGTTGGAAAAGGACGGTTCGCTGGGCGCGCTGGGAGACGAAGTGAAAAAGCTGATCGAGGATGATAAGGCAGTAACCGCCCTGATCGAAGCGGCGCAAACGCAAGGCGCTGCCGCCAAGGAGCAAGATCAATATGCGCTGCGCGCCGCCGGCTTAATTGCCGCGGAGGCCAAGCGCTGGAAAGATGTCGAAACACTGTTCAATTTAGCGCTCAAGGCCGATCCCAAAACCGCCGGCGAGCTGTTTCTGGTGTGGGGGCTCGGCTTGTTCATGGACGATCAATACGCCGAGGCCCAGGCCGTGTTTCAACGCGGCATCGACGAAAAAGCTCTGCCCGACGACAAGCCCGACTTGTACTACTACCTGGCCGGTGTGTTGGAAATGCAAGGCAAAACCGATGCCGCGCTGGCCGCCGCCAAAGTCGCCGCCGAGAAACAACCGAAAAACGTGTCGTACGCCATCCGCATTCCGTGGATTTTGTACCACGCCAAGCGCAACGAGGAGGCGGCCAAGGCGTACCAGGATGTGCTGGACAAGTTCGATGCCGATTACACCACCGATGGCGTTCGCGATGCCTGCCGCGAGGCCCGCGACGCGCTGTCGAACCTTTGCACGCTGAAAAATGCCACGCCGCAAGCGGTCGAGTGGCTGGAGCAAATTCTCGACGAGTTTCCCGACGATGCCGGCGCCAACAACGATTTAGGCTTCCTCTGGGCCGAACAAAACCAGCATCTGCATCGGGCCTTAAAAATGATTCAACTGGCCGTCGCCGATGAGCCCGATAATTACGCCTATCTCGACAGCCTGGGCTGGGTGCTATTCCGCTTGGAGCGCAATGCGGAAGCGCTTACTCAATTGCAAAAAGCGGCCGATGTAAAAGATCCCGACGGCGAAGTGCTGGATCACTTGGCCCAGGTATACGCTAAGCTGGGGCAAACTGCCGAAGCCAAAGCCGCCTGGACGCGCGCCGCCAAGGCCTTTAAGAAAGCCGGCGAAGAGGAGAAAATGAAAGCGATTGAGAAGAAACTCGAACAGAAATGACCGCTGGCATGGGTCATTGGGATTTCGTAATTGATCATTTAGAATTTTGGCATTAACAACAGCATTTAGGATACTCTCATGGCTGGTCATTCCCATTGGGCCAACATTTCCCGGAAAAAAGCGCTGATCGATAACAAGCGCGGCAAGGTTTGGAGCAAGCTGGCCAAGGCGATTATCGTGGCCGCAAAATTAGGCGGTGGCGATCCTGACGCCAATCTCCGCCTGCGGTACGCCATCGATGCCGCCCGAGCCGTCAGCATGCCCAACGAGAACATTGCCCGGGCGATTAAAACCGGCACGGGCGAATTGCAAAGCGGCACGCTGGAAGAAACCATTTACGAAGGCTACGGCCCCGGCGGGGTGGCCGTGATGTGCGAAATCCTGACCGACAACCGCAACCGCACCGCGCCGGAAATCCGCAAAGTGTTCGAACTAAACGACGGCAAGCTGGGCGCATCGAACTGCGTGGCCTGGATGTTCGAGCGCAAAGGCCTGTTCATCGTGGGCGCCGACAAAGCCGACGAAGATAAGATCATGGAAATCGCGCTGGAAGCCGGCGCTGACGACGTGAAGCAAAGCGGCGATAAATTTGAAGTCACCTGCGATGCCAATCTGTTCGCCAAAGTGGCCGACGCCCTGCAAAAAGCGGGCATCGCTCCCGAAAGCAGCCAGCTCACGCGCATTCCCACCAATACGGTGAACGTCGATGACCCGGAAACCGCCCGCAAGGTGTTGACTCTTGTGGAAGCGCTCGACAATCACGACGATGTGCAAAGCGTGTCGGCCAACTTCAACATTCCCGACGAAGCGATGGCGCAAATTGCGGGCTGAACTCCGCACCAGGGAGAGCGCCCGTGGTTGGAGGGCCAAGTCGTCCGCCAAGTGCTGGACACGGCCGAAGTCTTCGATCACAATACGAACCGGCGCGTGGTGGAACAGGGCCTTTCGCCGACGCCCATCAGGCACGGGGGAGACTTGCTAATGCCGGCAATTCCAGTGGGGGAGCGTGTTGTTATTGTCGTTCTTGCTTTGGACGACACAATAGCCGTCGCCGCGGGGGCTTGCCCGAATATTCTTAGACGCAGGCATCAGCTGACATTCCGCTTTAGGATGCTGGCCTGCTGCGGCTTCCTCGTCTGCCTTGCCGCATGTTTGTTGTTTCCAGCGGTGTCCCATGCGCAGGTTACTCTCACAAAAAACAGCAACAGCAACTGGACGATTTCCAATGGCTTAATCACCACAGTCTTCGATCCGAATTCCCAAAATGTTACTTCGATTAAGCTTGGCAGCGGTCCCAACCTGGTTTCGCAGTTAGATGAAGAAACAGCTTCCGCCGGAATCGGCTCGGGAACCTGGACCTTTAACTCGCAAGTTGGGCCCAACAACAGTTACGTCGACGTGTGGGATACCATGGCCTCGACCGGCACCAGCGCCAACCCCATCACCTATTCGATCCATTACATCGTCTTCGCCAATGACCCCACGGTGCATGCGTATGAAGCGGTAAGCCATGCAGCGACCGATCCGGCGTGGAGCCAGGGACAAGGGCAGTTTTTGTTTCGCGGTGTTACGTCAGGAGGAGTTTTTACCTCCACGTACCAGCAAGGCACGGGTCCCAACAATCTGGCTGGCGTGAGTGCTGCCTTCCCGCCCCTTACACCCGGCTATGCGGGCCAAACAGTTCAGAACGTCACCACCCAAATCACGGCGGCGGGCGTGGCGGGCGACAATGGGACCAACTTCTTCACGAAATACGACACCTCCACCTACGTGCAATTCGATCAAGGGCAGACGTTGTATGGCCCCAATTATGGCGTTACGGCGGTGATTCCGTCGACCGAATCGATGACCGGCGGGCCCACCAAGCAAGATTTGGCTTTCACCGATCCGGCGATCATCAACGTGGAGTACAATTCCGATCACTATGGCATTGATGGTTCCGGATCAGGCGCGTACCCAGGCTATGGGATCAACGTCGCAGCCAATGTGGCCACGAATATCGTCTATGGCCCATTCGCATTCAATGTGCAGTCGAGCGCGGGAAAAACCGGCGCGCAAGTTTATCAGGCAGCAGTCAGCAATATTCCCACGTATCAAGCCGAATATAACACCGATGCGGCCTTGGTTGCGGCCGGCTATGTTCCCACCGGCACGACAACACGGGGAGGCCTCAACCTGAGCGCGGGGAATTCCGCCGGCTGGAGCGCCAATGCGACGAACAACACGGCAGTGCTCTCCGAAAATGGCGTCAACATGCAGGAATCGACGCTGGGCAGTCAATATTGGGTTCAGCTCAATCAAAGCGGAAGTGGGAACATCAATAATGTGACGCCGGGCACTTACCGCTTAACGCTTTATCAGCTTGGCCAATGGGGGGAAACGCGAGTCAATAATGTTCCGATCGTCGCGGGACAAACGAGTATTCCGCAGAATCTGACGTTCACGCCGGAGAATTTTAGCACCGCCGCGCCCATTTGGACCATCGGCACGCCCAATCGCTCCGCCAATGAATTCACCAACGGTCACGATTCGTCCGTGGTTCTCGGTTCTTCGGGTCCTGACAAGCGGCAATACTACGGCTCCTATGACTACTGGGCCGAAGAAGCGGCGCTCGGTCACAATGGCTTCGTTTCTTATAACGCCACGGCCACCGTCATTGGTGGTCAGGCCGTTCCGGCAACCAACGATCCCAATGCGTGGCTGGCCAATCAATGGCAAACGTTTAATCCGCCGTTGTACGATTCGGCCAACGCCACCACCGATAATTACACGAATACCTGTCCAGCCTATGTCACAGCGGCCGGGGGACCAGCCAGCTATCACGGCGCGTCGTGGCAAGTTCACTTTATGGTTACCGCTGCGCAGAAGGCGCAAGGACAATTTGTCGTTTTATCCGTGGGCGTGGTATCGCTGTCTGCCAGTTTAGTCGTCACGTTGAATGGCCATCAGGAAACCTGGAGCTTTAACAATTTTCCTGGTCCGAACGATCCACAGACTCGCAGCGGAGATGCAGGCTTTTATCAATGGGCGGCATTTCAATTTCCCGTCTCTGATCTTAGTACTACGGGAACAGATAATGAAATAGATTTTGGCGTCAGTGCGCATACGAACGGCGTCATGTATGACGCTTTGCGCATGGAAATTACCAACACTTCTGCCAGTCCTTCTACCACCGGCTGGGACGATTATACCTACATCAACGGAAGTTCGACGACCGCGCCCAATGATGCGGCGGGCGAATCGCTGACGGTAAGCTTAGTGCCCGAGCCGTGTTCTTTTGCTTTACTGGCTCTGGGTTCACTGGGCCTTGGGTGTTGGCGAAAGCGTCGTGGTAGAAATGACTAGCGCGAGCGTGCAGCGTGTTTGGTTTAACGAAGCCAATGGAGGCGGTGCGTGATGCGGCATCTTCTTTGCGTACTTGTGGTGCTTGCGTATTGGCCAAGCTGCGTTTGGGCACAGGAATCTAAAATCATTGCGCCGGGGGCCAAGCTCGAAAAACTGGCCGGTGATTTTAAGTTCACCGAGGGGCCAGCGGTCGATGCCCAGGGGAATGTGTACTTCACCGATCAGCCGAATGACAAAATTCTGAAGTGGAGCACCGACGGCAAGCTCTCCACGTTTATGGAACCATCGGGCCGCTCCAACGGCCTGTGCTTTGACGACAAAGGCCGATTATGGTCATGCGCAGACGAGAAAAACGAATTGTGGATTATCGACGTGGCCACCGGACAGCACACCGTGGCGGTAAAGGATTATCAGGGCAAGCTGATCAACGGTCCTAACGACGTGTGGGTGCGGCCCGATGGCGGCGCATATTTCACCGATCCGTTTTACAAGCGCGATTACTGGAAGCGCGGCGCCAAGGAGCAAGATCAGGAAGCCACGTATTTTCTGTCACCCGACGGCAAAACCCTAACCCGCGTGACCAACGATTTGCGAAAGCCCAACGGCATCATCGGCACGCCCGATGGAAAAACGCTGTACGTTTCCGACATTCAGGCCGGCAACACCTTCGCCTACGATATTCAGAGCGACGGCTCGCTGCAAAACAAACGCCTGTTTTGCAAGCTCGGCTCCGACGGCATGACGATCGACGACCAGGGGAACGTGTATCTCACTGGGCGAGGAGTCACCGTGTTTGATAAAAACGGCCAGAAGATCGAACACATCGACGTGCCGGAAAGCTGGACCGGCAATGTTTGCTTTGGCGGCAGCGACATGCGCACGCTGTTCATTACGGCGAGCAAGGGCTTGTACTCGGTGAAAATGCAGGTGGCCGGCGCGGCACGGCAATAATGTTCTGCCAGGCTTAAACCCGTCTTGGTTTCGAAGGTTTAAGGGGTTGATTCGGAAACAAATTCCGTATTTGGCAATAGCGCTCGAAGCTTTTTCATACCGTCTTCTGTGATTTGCGTTTGATCGATTTCCAATTGTTTGAGCCACGTCATGCGCCCAAGCTCGGGAATGCAGGCGTCGGAAATCTGGGTGTGGCGCAGAAACAGATACTTCAACGTATGAAACTTGACAATGTGCGCGATGCCAAGGTCGGTGACGTTGGTGCCCCGCAATGCCAAAGAGATGATTTTCGGCAAATCTTCCAGGCGGGCAATATCCGCATCGGTAGTGGGAGTGTCGATTAAAACGAGAATGCTCAGATGTGAAGAACCTGCCAGTTCCGCCAGGGAAGCAGGGGAGAAAGCGCCAGTTGCGTCATCGGCGATCAGAGTTTTCACAAATCCATCCTGATCGCAGATGGCAATCGCACCAGCTTTCATCCAGTGCTCTTCATAATAGCGTTTCCGCAGATAGGGACGCCCCCAGATAGCAAATGCCGCACAGGCAATTGCAATCACGGCAATCGCAATGAACAGCGTTCGGGTCGAATATCGCAGCGTTATTTTCATCGGGCTTACATAAACTTTCCCGATCACCGCTACCGGTATTCAGTCCTTCCCGTGATGTTCGACCTTCGGCCAATACTTGTCGAACGCATCGCCGCCCTTGAATTCGACGCTATTGTCGATGTCGTGGCATTTCAGGCAAATGTCGATCACTTTCCGTCGATCGGCATCGGTTTTTAACGACAACCGCATTTCAGCGCGGTAGCGATCCAAATCGGCGGCGGAAGCTTTCAGGGCGCCCTGCTCTGCCGCCACGTGGTTAGAACCTGGGCCGTGGCAATTTTCGCAGCCGTTGCCGGCCAATTGCGGCGTTTTGTCGGCACTTAAATAGCCGCCATCCCAAGGAAAGAATTTCTGCGGTTCCCAGCCCGTCACGTGGCAGCTCAAGCATTCCGGATCGTACTGCCGCGGCGGATCCAACTTCACTAGCGTCTCCAGCGCTTTGGCGTGCGGCGTTTTTTTCCACACCGCCCAGGCTTTGGTGTGACACTCGCTGCATGCTTCAGAGCCGACAAATTTCCGCCCGCCAGGAAATGGCGCCGGCTTGAGACCGAGCTGGTCAAATCCAATTTCCTTCAATTGATCCTGGTACGCCGCCAAAACCCGCTTCATGCGGGCCGATTCGCCCAACCGCACATCCAGCGGCACACGCTGGTAGCGAATGGAAGCGGGCGAGTTGTCGTACAAGCCCAGCACAATGGCATATTCCCCCTTGGCGCCCAGTTCAATCAGCAGTGTGGATGTGCCTTCGATGGTGGCGGCTTGCTTGGGCGGCACTTCCGCACCGCCGGCGCTCACAACAATTTTGAATTGCGGATATTTTTTGGCCAGGGCGAGCGATTCATTTTTGGAAGCACTAGCCAGCAGCACGAGCAGATCGCACTTCGCCGCTTGCAGCTTGGGCAACACCGCCGCCAAGGCTTCGTCGGCCGATTGAAGTTGCACGTCCGGATTATTCACCTGGGCGCGCTGCTGATCGCCCAGCACGCTGGTAACGCCGATCTTCATTCCACCGGCTTCAATCACTTGGTAACGGGGCAATATCTTTTCGTCAAATG
The window above is part of the Pirellulales bacterium genome. Proteins encoded here:
- a CDS encoding multiheme c-type cytochrome, which produces MTPKLFSRLLPAALLGLAVLALGTIIFRGDRMAGAQVSGDGNHLEHGPAEGQSRWLRKSSLEPNLFVDWPRPKVALVLTGLLTGYIEPCGCSGKENEQGGLSRRDQLLTQLAAENWPVVALDVGSQVRRFGRQQEVKFQSIADALKTMGYRAIGLGPDDLRLSATELLASIAPVGNQSSPFVSANAGLFAFDEKILPRYQVIEAGGMKIGVTSVLGDQQRAQVNNPDVQLQSADEALAAVLPKLQAAKCDLLVLLASASKNESLALAKKYPQFKIVVSAGGAEVPPKQAATIEGTSTLLIELGAKGEYAIVLGLYDNSPASIRYQRVPLDVRLGESARMKRVLAAYQDQLKEIGFDQLGLKPAPFPGGRKFVGSEACSECHTKAWAVWKKTPHAKALETLVKLDPPRQYDPECLSCHVTGWEPQKFFPWDGGYLSADKTPQLAGNGCENCHGPGSNHVAAEQGALKASAADLDRYRAEMRLSLKTDADRRKVIDICLKCHDIDNSVEFKGGDAFDKYWPKVEHHGKD
- a CDS encoding YebC/PmpR family DNA-binding transcriptional regulator, which gives rise to MAGHSHWANISRKKALIDNKRGKVWSKLAKAIIVAAKLGGGDPDANLRLRYAIDAARAVSMPNENIARAIKTGTGELQSGTLEETIYEGYGPGGVAVMCEILTDNRNRTAPEIRKVFELNDGKLGASNCVAWMFERKGLFIVGADKADEDKIMEIALEAGADDVKQSGDKFEVTCDANLFAKVADALQKAGIAPESSQLTRIPTNTVNVDDPETARKVLTLVEALDNHDDVQSVSANFNIPDEAMAQIAG
- a CDS encoding polysaccharide lyase family protein codes for the protein MSHAQVTLTKNSNSNWTISNGLITTVFDPNSQNVTSIKLGSGPNLVSQLDEETASAGIGSGTWTFNSQVGPNNSYVDVWDTMASTGTSANPITYSIHYIVFANDPTVHAYEAVSHAATDPAWSQGQGQFLFRGVTSGGVFTSTYQQGTGPNNLAGVSAAFPPLTPGYAGQTVQNVTTQITAAGVAGDNGTNFFTKYDTSTYVQFDQGQTLYGPNYGVTAVIPSTESMTGGPTKQDLAFTDPAIINVEYNSDHYGIDGSGSGAYPGYGINVAANVATNIVYGPFAFNVQSSAGKTGAQVYQAAVSNIPTYQAEYNTDAALVAAGYVPTGTTTRGGLNLSAGNSAGWSANATNNTAVLSENGVNMQESTLGSQYWVQLNQSGSGNINNVTPGTYRLTLYQLGQWGETRVNNVPIVAGQTSIPQNLTFTPENFSTAAPIWTIGTPNRSANEFTNGHDSSVVLGSSGPDKRQYYGSYDYWAEEAALGHNGFVSYNATATVIGGQAVPATNDPNAWLANQWQTFNPPLYDSANATTDNYTNTCPAYVTAAGGPASYHGASWQVHFMVTAAQKAQGQFVVLSVGVVSLSASLVVTLNGHQETWSFNNFPGPNDPQTRSGDAGFYQWAAFQFPVSDLSTTGTDNEIDFGVSAHTNGVMYDALRMEITNTSASPSTTGWDDYTYINGSSTTAPNDAAGESLTVSLVPEPCSFALLALGSLGLGCWRKRRGRND
- a CDS encoding SMP-30/gluconolactonase/LRE family protein, yielding MRHLLCVLVVLAYWPSCVWAQESKIIAPGAKLEKLAGDFKFTEGPAVDAQGNVYFTDQPNDKILKWSTDGKLSTFMEPSGRSNGLCFDDKGRLWSCADEKNELWIIDVATGQHTVAVKDYQGKLINGPNDVWVRPDGGAYFTDPFYKRDYWKRGAKEQDQEATYFLSPDGKTLTRVTNDLRKPNGIIGTPDGKTLYVSDIQAGNTFAYDIQSDGSLQNKRLFCKLGSDGMTIDDQGNVYLTGRGVTVFDKNGQKIEHIDVPESWTGNVCFGGSDMRTLFITASKGLYSVKMQVAGAARQ
- a CDS encoding tetratricopeptide repeat protein yields the protein MRCSSSPAAAAALVMALWCAPVLFADPTPPAKQPLDNPLETFNPKQPRTEEEQDRLTALAHFSAGHMLEQRQQLPEALREYERAIRYDSNATPVLRELVPLAFSLDRPDEALRYTVKFIEQSPIDAELLQRAAEYLAEAGQWKEALKLYKQAAQQMAKEKPSAQQVAVQMEIGRLSFLTEEYGDAAAAFKHVLQALEDPEKFGLDAVAHKKLLGDGGATYELIGVTCLEAGQPETAKEAFEHFDKIRPDPATLALNMARVDLASDKPQAALAQLQKFFNAGATDQETSPYEVLAKVLKKLKQDDRLIPRLAALHNEQPKNTPLTFFLGEQYRAAGQLEKAQDLLEAVHAEKADEKTYAALADVYRRTQQPEELLKLLAEMLEKDGSLGALGDEVKKLIEDDKAVTALIEAAQTQGAAAKEQDQYALRAAGLIAAEAKRWKDVETLFNLALKADPKTAGELFLVWGLGLFMDDQYAEAQAVFQRGIDEKALPDDKPDLYYYLAGVLEMQGKTDAALAAAKVAAEKQPKNVSYAIRIPWILYHAKRNEEAAKAYQDVLDKFDADYTTDGVRDACREARDALSNLCTLKNATPQAVEWLEQILDEFPDDAGANNDLGFLWAEQNQHLHRALKMIQLAVADEPDNYAYLDSLGWVLFRLERNAEALTQLQKAADVKDPDGEVLDHLAQVYAKLGQTAEAKAAWTRAAKAFKKAGEEEKMKAIEKKLEQK